One window from the genome of Penaeus monodon isolate SGIC_2016 chromosome 4, NSTDA_Pmon_1, whole genome shotgun sequence encodes:
- the LOC119572288 gene encoding uncharacterized protein LOC119572288, translating to MLSKFLALLAWAGLYRVGLEILNAGAPLPRGSVSPPDAVDLTSRLMQQLVDGWVSQDGRQVAYAALEQSPFYTRDFQEFRSLLKAMDPARMQEVERKTFFINLYNLLTIDAILSMDSLPRSTLSVTQFWRRYGYQVGPYTLHLDDIEHGILRGNRAHPTSGDVMFASDDPRRVLTLPADHRIHSVLNCGAASCPPLASYFASDLDRKLDTSMANLCRDGVTSINKSTIIINSIFEWFRSDFGATEQDALRFLATCSEDPARSSALNAAADGRRRYTYYYDWSLNNGTVANRVKVSVYFESLCSDSIKFFKNQLYPVWQDLQDIMDLEFIPFGKARATPTETGDYEFQCQHGPDECYGNRVMSCAQNSLPIGTQVEFFQCMMTKRYPAFFGKQCSEEVGIAWAPLQECAKSVRGAVMLYQNGVRTASLKPQVHFIPTITINGRYDNRRLRVSLMALRSQICASYDGPPHQNCL from the exons ATGCTGAGCAAATTCCTGGCTCTGCTGGCGTGGGCGGGGCTCTACAGGGTGGGCCTCGAGATCCTCAATGCCGGGGCTCCTCTCCCCAGGGGCTCCGTCTCGCCTCCTGACGCCGTTGATTTGACTTCAAGGCTTATGCAACA GCTCGTGGACGGCTGGGTGAGCCAGGACGGGCGGCAAGTGGCGTACGCGGCCCTTGAGCAAAGTCCCTTCTACACGAGAGACTTTCAGGAGTTTCGCTCCCTCCTGAAGGCGATGGACCCGGCCCGGAtgcaggaggtggagaggaagacaTTTTTCATCA ACCTATACAACCTGCTGACCATCGACGCCATCCTCAGCATGGACTCTCTCCCTCGAAGTACCCTCAGCGTGACGCAGTTCTGGCGACGTTACGGCTACCAGGTGGGGCCCTACACGCTCCATCTGGACGACATCGAACACGGCATTCTAAGAG GGAACCGAGCTCACCCAACCTCTGGCGATGTCATGTTTGCCTCAGACGATCCTCGCCGGGTCCTCACGCTTCCAGCTGATCACCGCATCCACTCCGTCCTCAACTGTGGCGCTGCG AGCTGCCCGCCCCTGGCCTCGTATTTCGCCTCCGACCTGGACCGAAAGCTGGACACATCCATGGCCAACCTGTGCCGGGATGGTGTCACGTCTATCAATAAgtcaaccatcatcatcaactccaTCTTCGAGTGGTTCAGGAGCGACTTTGGTGCCACGGAACAAGATGCTCTCAG ATTCCTAGCGACCTGCTCCGAAGACCCGGCCAGGAGCAGCGCCCTCAATGCTGCTGCAGATGGGAGGCGCCGCTACACCTACTACTACGACTGGTCTCTTAATAAT GGGACCGTTGCGAACCGCGTGAAGGTGAGCGTGTACTTCGAGTCCCTGTGTTCTGACTCAATCAAATTCTTCAAGAACCAGCTCTATCCTGTGTGGCAAGACCTTCAGGACATCATGGACCTTGAGTTCATCCCCTTTGGCAAGGCCAGG GCAACTCCGACAGAAACGGGCGACTATGAATTCCAGTGCCAGCACGGACCCGACGAGTGTTACGGGAACCGCGTTATGTCCTGCGCCCAGAACTCCCTCCCTATTGGCACCCAGGTCGAATTCTTTCAGTGTATGATGACCAAGCGGTACCCGGCGTTCTTTGGGAAGCAG TGCAGCGAGGAAGTGGGCATCGCTTGGGCGCCCCTCCAGGAGTGCGCAAAGAGCGTGAGAGGCGCCGTCATGCTCTACCAGAACGGCGTCCGCACTGCCTCGCTCAAGCCTCAGGTGCACTTCATTCCGACCATCACGATCAACGGG AGGTATGACAACCGCCGGCTGCGCGTTTCCCTCATGGCTTTGAGGAGTCAGATTTGCGCCAGTTATGACGGACCGCCACATCAGAACTGTTTGTAG